A stretch of the Ptiloglossa arizonensis isolate GNS036 chromosome 1, iyPtiAriz1_principal, whole genome shotgun sequence genome encodes the following:
- the LOC143153619 gene encoding uncharacterized protein LOC143153619: MKANGTNNGTNRNGSATVRIPGCSRLNTPLAATTTLEDPGTPASWKGPPPGSEASPFTPNSVGQGGGPGSGPYNSTGGPPSNAAFQGPSPFPGGAGSPAGAPPYQGPPPGSATPQYTASPAPSGSSTPGPGPPPNSAGFPPPPNNSGPPYNGPGPSPFGSPSGGPPQFVGRPGSSGPPFVPPGAGNSHFPSHGQPFGAPQYGIPPGSPFGPGHPMTGPIGPGHPAMMGPGGPVDRIDQG; this comes from the exons ATGAAGGCCAATGGGACAAACAATG GTACCAATCGTAACGGAAGCGCAACCGTGCGAATTCCAGGCTGTAGCCGCCTGAACACGCCATTGGCAGCCACCACCACACTGGAGGATCCGGGAACACCAGCCTCTTGGAAGGGCCCGCCGCCCGGCTCGGAGGCATCACCCTTTACACCGAACTCCGTTGGCCAGGGTGGAGGCCCTGGGTCCGGTCCCTACAACAGCACAGGTGGTCCACCTAGTAATGCAGCCTTCCAAGGTCCGAGTCCCTTTCCTGGCGGCGCTGGTAGTCCAGCGGGTGCGCCTCCTTACCAAGGACCGCCTCCTGGTTCTGCGACACCTCAGTACACCGCTTCGCCGGCACCCAGCGGTTCCTCGACACCTGGTCCAGGACCGCCGCCGAATTCCGCGGGCTTTCCACCGCCACCGAACAATTCAGGGCCTCCTTACAATGGACCCGGCCCGAGTCCGTTCGGCTCGCCATCTGGCGGACCGCCGCAGTTCGTCGGTCGACCCGGTTCCTCGGGACCACCGTTCGTACCTCCCGGAGCAGGAAATTCTCACTTCCCTTCTCACGGGCAACCGTTCGGCGCACCCCAATACGGTATACCACCTGGTAGCCCGTTTGGACCCGGTCATCCGATGACAGGACCCATTGGACCCGGCCATCCAGCGATGATGGGACCTGGTGGACCTGTAGACAGGATAGACCAAGGGTGA